In the genome of Desulfitobacterium chlororespirans DSM 11544, one region contains:
- a CDS encoding SdpI family protein, translating into MEKTNTNTQGSLLKVISGILVIINIIIGSWAYPRLPEQVPSHWNFAGQVDGYSGALTGAFLLPLITLGVYILFWLIPRIDPQKANYLKMGRVFWIVSTTLVVFLSLMYWGTIAVALGYLETLPRWYFSGIGIIFILLGNYFGKIKFNYTFGIRTPWTLANEEVWAKTHRFAGPIWIIGGILMVLAGVLPAAWTAPLFGIVIGLIAVVPMAYSYLIYRKLSI; encoded by the coding sequence ATGGAAAAAACAAACACCAACACTCAAGGAAGCCTTCTTAAAGTCATATCAGGCATACTTGTTATCATTAATATTATCATTGGTAGTTGGGCTTATCCCCGGCTCCCTGAACAAGTTCCCTCTCATTGGAACTTTGCAGGACAGGTGGATGGATATTCCGGAGCTTTGACCGGCGCCTTTCTTTTGCCGCTGATCACACTGGGAGTCTATATCTTGTTTTGGCTCATTCCCAGGATCGATCCCCAAAAGGCTAATTACCTTAAGATGGGACGGGTTTTCTGGATTGTCAGCACCACCCTGGTAGTATTTTTGTCCCTTATGTACTGGGGAACCATAGCAGTGGCTCTGGGTTATTTGGAGACCCTGCCCCGCTGGTATTTCTCGGGAATTGGTATTATCTTCATCCTATTGGGCAATTACTTCGGTAAAATCAAATTCAATTATACCTTTGGTATCCGGACTCCCTGGACCTTGGCCAATGAAGAAGTCTGGGCAAAGACCCATCGTTTTGCCGGACCGATCTGGATCATCGGAGGTATACTGATGGTCCTGGCCGGAGTTCTTCCTGCAGCATGGACGGCTCCTCTTTTTGGCATCGTCA